From Primulina huaijiensis isolate GDHJ02 chromosome 15, ASM1229523v2, whole genome shotgun sequence, one genomic window encodes:
- the LOC140960264 gene encoding UDP-glycosyltransferase 83A1-like, producing the protein MGKPHVLVLPYPAQGHVIPLMELSQCLANDGIKVTFVNTEFCHRRVVKSMSNKGNHIHETIDLVSIPDGMEPWEDRSDLGKLTETSEKVMPGYLEALIMEINAKGRDEITCVVSDYWLGWSMEVAERFGVKRVAFVPASVAMSALSMNVQKLVDDGIVDSNGTPFKKQVIELSPGMPGINTMNLAWTTIGDFTTQKIIFQFMKNNIKLINLAERVICNTSHELEPAALAYVPNFSAIGPLLASKRLGSTVGHFWTEDSACLDWLDEQPPRSVIYVAFGSFTVFDQTQFQELALGLEGTNRPFLWVVREDTGKSYPEGFEQRVENRGKIVGWAPQQKVLPHPSVSCFVSHCGWNSTMEGVSNGVRFLCWPYFADQFIDESYICDYWRVGLKLDKDECGIITQKEIKNKVEQLLSDEIMKINAFELQKKALDCVAEGGSSHKNFQDFVDWIKGK; encoded by the exons ATGGGGAAACCACATGTTCTAGTTCTGCCATATCCAGCACAAGGCCATGTTATTCCTTTAATGGAGCTTTCCCAATGTTTAGCGAACGATGGCATCAAAGTCACGTTCGTGAACACCGAATTCTGTCACCGACGGGTAGTCAAATCTATGTCCAACAAAGGGAATCACATACATGAAACGATAGATTTGGTTTCGATCCCCGACGGGATGGAACCTTGGGAGGATAGGAGTGATCTTGGAAAGTTGACAGAAACTTCCGAGAAGGTGATGCCTGGATATTTGGAGGCTTTGATCATGGAGATCAACGCAAAAGGAAGAGATGAAATTACATGTGTTGTTTCAGATTACTGGCTGGGTTGGTCTATGGAGGTGGCCGAGAGATTTGGAGTGAAGAGAGTGGCGTTCGTGCCTGCGTCTGTTGCAATGTCTGCGTTAAGCATGAATGTGCAAAAGCTGGTTGATGATGGGATAGTTGATAGTAACG GAACACCCTTCAAGAAACAGGTAATTGAGCTATCACCAGGAATGCCTGGAATCAACACAATGAACCTAGCATGGACGACCATCGGAGATTTCACCACACAAAAGATCATATTCCAGTTCATgaaaaataacatcaagttgataaatttagCAGAAAGGGTGATCTGCAACACATCCCATGAGCTCGAACCCGCAGCACTCGCCTATGTACCGAATTTCTCCGCCATAGGCCCTCTTCTCGCAAGCAAACGTCTCGGCAGCACGGTAGGTCATTTCTGGACTGAAGACTCCGCTTGTCTGGATTGGCTCGACGAACAGCCACCACGTTCCGTCATCTACGTTGCATTCGGGAGCTTCACCGTCTTCGATCAAACACAGTTCCAAGAACTGGCGCTTGGCCTGGAAGGTACAAACAGGCCATTCCTATGGGTCGTAAGGGAAGACACGGGTAAATCCTACCCGGAAGGATTTGAACAAAGAGTCGAGAATCGCGGGAAGATAGTGGGTTGGGCTCCTCAACAGAAGGTGCTGCCACATCCTTCTGTGTCATGCTTCGTGAGCCATTGTGGATGGAATTCGACGATGGAGGGCGTGAGCAACGGGGTGCGGTTCTTGTGCTGGCCATACTTTGCGGATCAGTTCATCGATGAGAGCTACATCTGTGATTACTGGAGGGTTGGATTGAAACTAGATAAAGATGAATGTGGGATTATTACACAGAAAGAGATTAAGAATAAGGTGGAGCAGCTTCTGAGTGATGAAATTATGAAGATAAATGCTTTTGAGCTTCAGAAAAAGGCTTTGGATTGTGTTGCAGAAGGGGGCAGTTCTCACaagaattttcaagattttgtgGATTGGATTAAAGGAAAGTGA
- the LOC140959212 gene encoding DNA (cytosine-5)-methyltransferase 1B-like isoform X1 encodes MAKQTQKGRHENQSDDSQQIQRTKNPQSSRKSTSNKVKVATEQKQRKRPTSQANDDSIVLRKMPKRSAACSDFKEKSLNIAEKDSIIETKKDVSVEDELLAVRLTVGQENGRPCRRLTDFIFHNSDGVPQPFEMLEVDDIFITGLILPLDEGVDKDKAKGIRCDGFGRIEEWSISGYEDGLPVIWISTEIADYDCLKPSGSFKKFYDHFYAKAVVCVEVYKKLSKSSGGDPNVSLDELLAGVVRAMSGMKCFRGGLSIRDFIVSQGDFIYNQLIGLDQSSKRTDNLFIELPVMSALKDECSKLVDLVQAQPGSLPGSLRIGPKYGDENSKSLSAIYCPLEETEDSKMARLYQDQEVWCSMKQKKSQGSASLSSQYYIKINEDEIAHDYPLPAYYKACSEETDEYIIFDSGAGVYDIDDLPKNRLHNWALYNSDARLVPLELLPMKPCSEIDVTIFGSGVMTVDDGSGYNLDGECAHSSSGLVDSEIEGMPVFLSEIKDWVIEFGSEMVSIFIRTDMSWYRLGKPSKQYAAWYERVLKTVRVAVSILAMLKDEIRLARLPFNDVIKRVSDFPKDHPAFISSNKEVVERYVVVHGQIILQHFLEFPDRDIKKCAFVIGLVKKMEERHHRKWLVSKKKVVLRNGQNLNPRSAIEPVVSKRKPMQATTTRLINRLWGGYYSNHLPEESNEGIHNEVKEEDEIEEQEENEEDDALEEKLAVQDKSQIHGSAQRQTKSCSGSKLVKWDGKSVGQLPTGEALYKRATVHGYEIEVGGTVQVDELGNDLTICFIEYMFEKIDGDKMFHGRLMQQGCETVLGNTANERELFLTEHCMNYQLEEVKHSVHVNIGSTPWGYQHRNANANTEKMNRAQAEERKKMGWPTEYYCKSLYSPKRGAFFALPCKSMGLGSGSCQACKSKEADVDNEMFILHDSMNGFMYRGNKYSILDYVYVSPSYFSAEKEGESFKGGRNVGLRAHVVCQLLEICNLKKSQPHDASSVQVKVRRFFRPEDISVAKAYSSDIRELYYSEEMHTVLVDAIEGKCEIRKRKDLQIQDVPCTFDHAFFCECLYNPSTGSIKQLPSHMKIKYSSGKPSDDATYRKKGKSKEGEDDSEVGRLKEESQRNRLTSLDIFAGCGGLSEGLQQSGVSFTKWAIEYDEAAGDAFKLNHPEASVFVSNCNVILRAVMQKCGDADDCISTPEATELAASLNQEDVDNLPLPGQVDFINGGPPCQGFSGMNRFNDSTWSKVQCEMILAFLSFADYYRPKFFLLENVRNFVTFNQGQTFRLTLASLLEMGYQVRFGILEAGAFGVPQSRKRAFIWAASPEEMLPEWPEPMHVFAAPELKISLSGNLYYSAVRSTARGAPLRPLTVRDTIGDLPPVGNGASNPSIEYQSDPMSWFQKKIRGNMEVLNDHISKEMNELNLIRCQRIPRRPGADWRDLPDEKVKLSTGQVVDLIPWCLPNTAKRHNQWKGLFGRLDWDGNFPTSITDPQPMGKVGMCFHPEQDRIVTVRECSRSQGFPDKYKFSGTVLHKHRQIGNAVPPPLAYALGRKLKEAIERKSL; translated from the exons ATGGCCAAGCAGACTCAAAAAGGAAGGCATGAAAATCAGTCAGATGATAGCCAACAAATTCAACGCACCAAAAATCCACAATCCAGTAGGAAGTCAACTTCAA ATAAAGTTAAAGTGGCAACTGAGCAAAAACAGAGAAAGAGGCCTACCTCACAAGCCAATGATGATTCCATTGTTTTGCGAAAAATGCCAAAGCGATCTGCCGCATGTTCAGATTTCAAGGAGAAATCGCTTAACATAGCGGAAAAAGACTCcataattgaaacaaaaaaagatGTTAGTGTGGAAGATGAGTTGTTGGCTGTTCGTCTGACTGTTGGACAAGAAAATGGCAGACCCTGTAGGAGGCTCACAGATTTCATCTTTCATAATTCAGATGGGGTACCCCAACCTTTTGAAATGTTAGAAGTTGATGATATTTTTATCACCGGTCTCATCTTGCCGCTTGATGAAGGTGTTGACAAAGACAAAGCAAAAGGAATAAGATGTGATGGCTTTGGGCGCATTGAAGAATGGTCCATATCTGGTTATGAAGATGGGTTGCCAGTAATATGGATCTCCACGGAGATAGCTGATTATGATTGTCTTAAACCGTCTGGAAGCTTCAAGAAGTTCTATGACCATTTCTATGCCAAGGCTGTTGTCTGTGTTGAGGTTTACAAGAAATTGTCCAAATCTTCTGGAGGAGATCCCAATGTAAGCCTTGATGAATTGCTTGCTGGGGTTGTGCGTGCAATGAGTGGGATGAAATGCTTCCGTGGTGGTCTATCTATAAGGGATTTCATTGTTTCACAAGGAGACTTCATCTACAACCAACTTATAGGACTGGATCAGTCATCAAAAAGGACTGATAACCTATTTATTGAGCTCCCTGTCATGTCTGCTTTAAAGGATGAATGCAGCAAGTTAGTAGATCTTGTCCAAGCTCAGCCTGGCTCATTGCCTGGGAGTCTTAGGATCGGTCCAAAATATGGAGATGAAAACAGCAAAAGCTTATCTGCTATTTATTGTCCATTGGAAGAAACTGAAGATTCAAAAATGGCAAGGTTATATCAGGATCAAGAGGTCTGGTGCTCAATGAAGCAGAAGAAAAGCCAGGGTTCTGCCTCCTTATCTAGCCAATACTACATCAAGATCAATGAGGATGAAATTGCCCATGACTATCCTTTACCTGCCTATTATAAGGCATGCAGTGAAGAAACTgatgaatatataatttttgatagTGGTGCTGGTGTATATGATATAGATGACTTGCCCAAAAACAGGCTCCACAACTGGGCTTTGTACAATTCAGATGCTAGATTGGTTCCATTAGAGCTCCTACCAATGAAACCATGCTCTGAAATTGATGTGACCATATTTGGCTCAGGAGTAATGACTGTTGATGATGGATCTGGTTATAACTTGGATGGTGAATGTGCTCATTCTTCTAGTGGTTTGGTGGATTCTGAAATAGAAGGGATGCCAGTTTTCTTGAGCGAGATCAAGGACTGGGTGATCGAGTTTGGATCTGAGATGGTCTCTATTTTTATACGGACTGATATGTCCTG GTATAGGCTTGGAAAGCCCTCAAAGCAATATGCTGCTTGGTACGAGCGGGTCTTGAAAACAGTAAGGGTTGCAGTTAGCATCCTTGCTATGCTAAAGGATGAGATTAGGCTGGCAAGGCTTCCTTTTAATGATGTTATCAAGAGAGTTTCAGATTTCCCCAAAGATCATCCTGCCTTTATATCATCCAATAAGGAAGTGGTGGAAAGATATGTGGTTGTGCATGGTCAGATTATTCTGCAGCACTTTTTAGAATTTCCTGACAGAGATATAAAGAAGTGTGCATTTGTTATTGGCCTCGTCAAGAAGATGGAAGAGAGACATCATCGGAAATGGCTAGTCAGCAAGAAGAAGGTTGTGTTGAGGAATGGACAAAACTTGAATCCCAGATCTGCAATTGAGCCCGTTGTCTCCAAAAGAAAGCCTATGCAGGCAACAACAACCAGGCTAATCAATAGACTCTGGGGTGGTTATTATTCAAATCACTTACCCGAGGAATCAAATGAAGGAATCCATAATGAAGTAAAAGAGGAAGATGAGATTGAAGAGCAAGAGGAAAATGAAGAGGATGATGCTCTTGAGGAGAAATTGGCAGTTCAAGACAAAAGTCAGATACACGGTTCAGCACAACGGCAAACCAAGTCTTGTTCAGGTAGCAAGTTAGTGAAGTGGGATGGGAAGTCAGTGGGCCAATTACCAACCGGCGAGGCTTTATATAAAAGGGCCACAGTCCATGGatatgaaattgaagttggTGGGACTGTCCAAGTTGATGAACTAGGAAACGATCTGACCATCTGTTTTATCGAGtacatgtttgaaaaaattgatGGAGATAAAATGTTTCATGGGAGGTTGATGCAACAAGGCTGTGAAACTGTGCTTGGAAACACTGCAAATGAAAGGGAGCTATTTTTGACGGAGCACTGTATGAACTATCAACTAGAAGAAGTCAAGCATAGCGTACATGTGAACATCGGATCAACGCCATGGGGTTATCAGCATAGAAATGCAAACGCCAACACTGAAAAAATGAATAGGGCGCAAGCAGAAGAAAGGAAGAAGATGGGATGGCCCACTGAATATTACTGCAAAAGTTTGTATTCACCCAAGAGGGGTGCCTTCTTTGCTCTTCCCTGTAAATCGATGGGGCTGGGGTCTGGCTCTTGCCAAGCATGTAAATCAAAGGAAGCTGACGTTGATAATGAGATGTTTATCCTGCATGATTCTATGAATGGTTTTATGTACCGAGGAAATAAATACTCAATTCTTGATTATGTCTATGTGAGTCCTAGTTACTTTTCAGCAGAAAAGGAAGGTGAGAGTTTCAAAGGTGGAAGAAATGTTGGATTAAGGGCCCATGTTGTTTGCCAGCTGCTTGAAATTTGCAATCTTAAGAAGTCTCAGCCACATGATGCCAGTTCAGTTCAGGTCAAAGTTAGAAGATTTTTCAGACCAGAGGACATATCAGTGGCAAAGGCTTACTCTTCAGATATTCGAGAG CTCTACTACAGTGAGGAAATGCATACTGTACTGGTCGATGCGATTGAAGGTAAATGTGAGATCAGGAAAAGGAAAGACCTTCAAATTCAAGATGTCCCTTGCACCTTTGACCATGCTTTCTTCTGTGAATGTCTGTATAATCCCTCCACTGGATCAATCAAGCAA TTGCCATCtcatatgaaaataaaatattcatctgGGAAGCCAAGTGACGATGCTACATACAGAAAGAAAGGAAAATCCAAGGAAGGAGAGGATGACTCAGAAGTTGGTAGACTAAAAGAAGAATCTCAGCGGAACCGCTTGACGTCATTAGATATATTTGCTGGCTGTGGTGGCTTGTCTGAGGGATTGCAGCAATCAG GTGTCTCTTTTACTAAATGGGCTATTGAGTATGATGAAGCTGCTGGAGATGCGTTTAAACTGAATCACCCTGAGGCTTCAGTGTTTGTTAGCAACTGTAATGTAATCTTGAG GGCTGTGATGCAGAAATGTGGCGATGCAGACGACTGCATTTCAACCCCTGAGGCCACTGAATTGGCTGCATCATTGAACCAGGAGGATGTTGATAATCTTCCACTGCCTGGGCAAGTTGATTTTATAAATGGAGGACCTCCTTGCCAG GGTTTTTCTGGAATGAACAGATTCAATGATAGTACCTGGAGTAAAGTTCAATGTGAAATGATTTTAGCTTTTTTATCTTTCGCTGATTACTATCGACCAAAGTTTTTCCTTTTAGAGAACGTGCGGAATTTTGTGACTTTCAACCAAGGTCAGACATTCCGCTTAACTTTAGCTTCCCTTCTTGAGATGGGATATCAG GTGCGATTTGGTATCCTTGAAGCTGGTGCATTCGGAGTACCTCAGTCGAGGAAGAGGGCCTTCATATGGGCGGCCTCTCCTGAAGAGATGCTTCCCGAGTGGCCGGAGCCAATGCATGTCTTTGCGGCACCAGAATTGAAAATCTCACTGTCAGGAAATTTGTATTACTCTGCTGTTAGGAGTACCGCAAGAGGAGCTCCTCTTCGTCCTCTTACTGTCAGAGATACAATTGGAGATCTCCCGCCAGTGGGCAATGGCGCATCTAACCCAAGCATAGAG TATCAAAGTGATCCTATGTCATGGTTCCAGAAGAAAATTCGTGGAAACATGGAGGTATTAAATGATCACATTTCAAAAGAGATGAATGAACTTAACCTAATTAGGTGTCAGAGGATTCCCAGGCGTCCTGGTGCAGATTGGCGCGATCTTCCAGATGAAAAG GTCAAATTATCTACTGGCCAAGTTGTCGATCTGATACCTTGGTGCTTACCAAATACTGCCAAGAGGCACAATCAGTGGAAGGGTCTTTTTGGAAGGTTGGATTGGGATGGAAATTTTCCAACTTCCATAACAGACCCTCAACCAATGGGTAAAGTGGGAATGTGCTTTCATCCAGAGCAAGATAGGATTGTCACTGTTCGTGAATGCTCGCGTTCTCAG GGCTTTCCGGACAAGTATAAATTTTCTGGCACTGTTCTTCACAAGCACAGGCAGATTGGGAATGCTGTTCCACCTCCTCTAGCATATGCACTGGGAAGAAAACTCAAGGAAGCTATTGAGAGAAAGTCATTGTAG
- the LOC140959212 gene encoding DNA (cytosine-5)-methyltransferase 1B-like isoform X2 — protein MAKQTQKGRHENQSDDSQQIQRTKNPQSSRKSTSIKVATEQKQRKRPTSQANDDSIVLRKMPKRSAACSDFKEKSLNIAEKDSIIETKKDVSVEDELLAVRLTVGQENGRPCRRLTDFIFHNSDGVPQPFEMLEVDDIFITGLILPLDEGVDKDKAKGIRCDGFGRIEEWSISGYEDGLPVIWISTEIADYDCLKPSGSFKKFYDHFYAKAVVCVEVYKKLSKSSGGDPNVSLDELLAGVVRAMSGMKCFRGGLSIRDFIVSQGDFIYNQLIGLDQSSKRTDNLFIELPVMSALKDECSKLVDLVQAQPGSLPGSLRIGPKYGDENSKSLSAIYCPLEETEDSKMARLYQDQEVWCSMKQKKSQGSASLSSQYYIKINEDEIAHDYPLPAYYKACSEETDEYIIFDSGAGVYDIDDLPKNRLHNWALYNSDARLVPLELLPMKPCSEIDVTIFGSGVMTVDDGSGYNLDGECAHSSSGLVDSEIEGMPVFLSEIKDWVIEFGSEMVSIFIRTDMSWYRLGKPSKQYAAWYERVLKTVRVAVSILAMLKDEIRLARLPFNDVIKRVSDFPKDHPAFISSNKEVVERYVVVHGQIILQHFLEFPDRDIKKCAFVIGLVKKMEERHHRKWLVSKKKVVLRNGQNLNPRSAIEPVVSKRKPMQATTTRLINRLWGGYYSNHLPEESNEGIHNEVKEEDEIEEQEENEEDDALEEKLAVQDKSQIHGSAQRQTKSCSGSKLVKWDGKSVGQLPTGEALYKRATVHGYEIEVGGTVQVDELGNDLTICFIEYMFEKIDGDKMFHGRLMQQGCETVLGNTANERELFLTEHCMNYQLEEVKHSVHVNIGSTPWGYQHRNANANTEKMNRAQAEERKKMGWPTEYYCKSLYSPKRGAFFALPCKSMGLGSGSCQACKSKEADVDNEMFILHDSMNGFMYRGNKYSILDYVYVSPSYFSAEKEGESFKGGRNVGLRAHVVCQLLEICNLKKSQPHDASSVQVKVRRFFRPEDISVAKAYSSDIRELYYSEEMHTVLVDAIEGKCEIRKRKDLQIQDVPCTFDHAFFCECLYNPSTGSIKQLPSHMKIKYSSGKPSDDATYRKKGKSKEGEDDSEVGRLKEESQRNRLTSLDIFAGCGGLSEGLQQSGVSFTKWAIEYDEAAGDAFKLNHPEASVFVSNCNVILRAVMQKCGDADDCISTPEATELAASLNQEDVDNLPLPGQVDFINGGPPCQGFSGMNRFNDSTWSKVQCEMILAFLSFADYYRPKFFLLENVRNFVTFNQGQTFRLTLASLLEMGYQVRFGILEAGAFGVPQSRKRAFIWAASPEEMLPEWPEPMHVFAAPELKISLSGNLYYSAVRSTARGAPLRPLTVRDTIGDLPPVGNGASNPSIEYQSDPMSWFQKKIRGNMEVLNDHISKEMNELNLIRCQRIPRRPGADWRDLPDEKVKLSTGQVVDLIPWCLPNTAKRHNQWKGLFGRLDWDGNFPTSITDPQPMGKVGMCFHPEQDRIVTVRECSRSQGFPDKYKFSGTVLHKHRQIGNAVPPPLAYALGRKLKEAIERKSL, from the exons ATGGCCAAGCAGACTCAAAAAGGAAGGCATGAAAATCAGTCAGATGATAGCCAACAAATTCAACGCACCAAAAATCCACAATCCAGTAGGAAGTCAACTTCAA TTAAAGTGGCAACTGAGCAAAAACAGAGAAAGAGGCCTACCTCACAAGCCAATGATGATTCCATTGTTTTGCGAAAAATGCCAAAGCGATCTGCCGCATGTTCAGATTTCAAGGAGAAATCGCTTAACATAGCGGAAAAAGACTCcataattgaaacaaaaaaagatGTTAGTGTGGAAGATGAGTTGTTGGCTGTTCGTCTGACTGTTGGACAAGAAAATGGCAGACCCTGTAGGAGGCTCACAGATTTCATCTTTCATAATTCAGATGGGGTACCCCAACCTTTTGAAATGTTAGAAGTTGATGATATTTTTATCACCGGTCTCATCTTGCCGCTTGATGAAGGTGTTGACAAAGACAAAGCAAAAGGAATAAGATGTGATGGCTTTGGGCGCATTGAAGAATGGTCCATATCTGGTTATGAAGATGGGTTGCCAGTAATATGGATCTCCACGGAGATAGCTGATTATGATTGTCTTAAACCGTCTGGAAGCTTCAAGAAGTTCTATGACCATTTCTATGCCAAGGCTGTTGTCTGTGTTGAGGTTTACAAGAAATTGTCCAAATCTTCTGGAGGAGATCCCAATGTAAGCCTTGATGAATTGCTTGCTGGGGTTGTGCGTGCAATGAGTGGGATGAAATGCTTCCGTGGTGGTCTATCTATAAGGGATTTCATTGTTTCACAAGGAGACTTCATCTACAACCAACTTATAGGACTGGATCAGTCATCAAAAAGGACTGATAACCTATTTATTGAGCTCCCTGTCATGTCTGCTTTAAAGGATGAATGCAGCAAGTTAGTAGATCTTGTCCAAGCTCAGCCTGGCTCATTGCCTGGGAGTCTTAGGATCGGTCCAAAATATGGAGATGAAAACAGCAAAAGCTTATCTGCTATTTATTGTCCATTGGAAGAAACTGAAGATTCAAAAATGGCAAGGTTATATCAGGATCAAGAGGTCTGGTGCTCAATGAAGCAGAAGAAAAGCCAGGGTTCTGCCTCCTTATCTAGCCAATACTACATCAAGATCAATGAGGATGAAATTGCCCATGACTATCCTTTACCTGCCTATTATAAGGCATGCAGTGAAGAAACTgatgaatatataatttttgatagTGGTGCTGGTGTATATGATATAGATGACTTGCCCAAAAACAGGCTCCACAACTGGGCTTTGTACAATTCAGATGCTAGATTGGTTCCATTAGAGCTCCTACCAATGAAACCATGCTCTGAAATTGATGTGACCATATTTGGCTCAGGAGTAATGACTGTTGATGATGGATCTGGTTATAACTTGGATGGTGAATGTGCTCATTCTTCTAGTGGTTTGGTGGATTCTGAAATAGAAGGGATGCCAGTTTTCTTGAGCGAGATCAAGGACTGGGTGATCGAGTTTGGATCTGAGATGGTCTCTATTTTTATACGGACTGATATGTCCTG GTATAGGCTTGGAAAGCCCTCAAAGCAATATGCTGCTTGGTACGAGCGGGTCTTGAAAACAGTAAGGGTTGCAGTTAGCATCCTTGCTATGCTAAAGGATGAGATTAGGCTGGCAAGGCTTCCTTTTAATGATGTTATCAAGAGAGTTTCAGATTTCCCCAAAGATCATCCTGCCTTTATATCATCCAATAAGGAAGTGGTGGAAAGATATGTGGTTGTGCATGGTCAGATTATTCTGCAGCACTTTTTAGAATTTCCTGACAGAGATATAAAGAAGTGTGCATTTGTTATTGGCCTCGTCAAGAAGATGGAAGAGAGACATCATCGGAAATGGCTAGTCAGCAAGAAGAAGGTTGTGTTGAGGAATGGACAAAACTTGAATCCCAGATCTGCAATTGAGCCCGTTGTCTCCAAAAGAAAGCCTATGCAGGCAACAACAACCAGGCTAATCAATAGACTCTGGGGTGGTTATTATTCAAATCACTTACCCGAGGAATCAAATGAAGGAATCCATAATGAAGTAAAAGAGGAAGATGAGATTGAAGAGCAAGAGGAAAATGAAGAGGATGATGCTCTTGAGGAGAAATTGGCAGTTCAAGACAAAAGTCAGATACACGGTTCAGCACAACGGCAAACCAAGTCTTGTTCAGGTAGCAAGTTAGTGAAGTGGGATGGGAAGTCAGTGGGCCAATTACCAACCGGCGAGGCTTTATATAAAAGGGCCACAGTCCATGGatatgaaattgaagttggTGGGACTGTCCAAGTTGATGAACTAGGAAACGATCTGACCATCTGTTTTATCGAGtacatgtttgaaaaaattgatGGAGATAAAATGTTTCATGGGAGGTTGATGCAACAAGGCTGTGAAACTGTGCTTGGAAACACTGCAAATGAAAGGGAGCTATTTTTGACGGAGCACTGTATGAACTATCAACTAGAAGAAGTCAAGCATAGCGTACATGTGAACATCGGATCAACGCCATGGGGTTATCAGCATAGAAATGCAAACGCCAACACTGAAAAAATGAATAGGGCGCAAGCAGAAGAAAGGAAGAAGATGGGATGGCCCACTGAATATTACTGCAAAAGTTTGTATTCACCCAAGAGGGGTGCCTTCTTTGCTCTTCCCTGTAAATCGATGGGGCTGGGGTCTGGCTCTTGCCAAGCATGTAAATCAAAGGAAGCTGACGTTGATAATGAGATGTTTATCCTGCATGATTCTATGAATGGTTTTATGTACCGAGGAAATAAATACTCAATTCTTGATTATGTCTATGTGAGTCCTAGTTACTTTTCAGCAGAAAAGGAAGGTGAGAGTTTCAAAGGTGGAAGAAATGTTGGATTAAGGGCCCATGTTGTTTGCCAGCTGCTTGAAATTTGCAATCTTAAGAAGTCTCAGCCACATGATGCCAGTTCAGTTCAGGTCAAAGTTAGAAGATTTTTCAGACCAGAGGACATATCAGTGGCAAAGGCTTACTCTTCAGATATTCGAGAG CTCTACTACAGTGAGGAAATGCATACTGTACTGGTCGATGCGATTGAAGGTAAATGTGAGATCAGGAAAAGGAAAGACCTTCAAATTCAAGATGTCCCTTGCACCTTTGACCATGCTTTCTTCTGTGAATGTCTGTATAATCCCTCCACTGGATCAATCAAGCAA TTGCCATCtcatatgaaaataaaatattcatctgGGAAGCCAAGTGACGATGCTACATACAGAAAGAAAGGAAAATCCAAGGAAGGAGAGGATGACTCAGAAGTTGGTAGACTAAAAGAAGAATCTCAGCGGAACCGCTTGACGTCATTAGATATATTTGCTGGCTGTGGTGGCTTGTCTGAGGGATTGCAGCAATCAG GTGTCTCTTTTACTAAATGGGCTATTGAGTATGATGAAGCTGCTGGAGATGCGTTTAAACTGAATCACCCTGAGGCTTCAGTGTTTGTTAGCAACTGTAATGTAATCTTGAG GGCTGTGATGCAGAAATGTGGCGATGCAGACGACTGCATTTCAACCCCTGAGGCCACTGAATTGGCTGCATCATTGAACCAGGAGGATGTTGATAATCTTCCACTGCCTGGGCAAGTTGATTTTATAAATGGAGGACCTCCTTGCCAG GGTTTTTCTGGAATGAACAGATTCAATGATAGTACCTGGAGTAAAGTTCAATGTGAAATGATTTTAGCTTTTTTATCTTTCGCTGATTACTATCGACCAAAGTTTTTCCTTTTAGAGAACGTGCGGAATTTTGTGACTTTCAACCAAGGTCAGACATTCCGCTTAACTTTAGCTTCCCTTCTTGAGATGGGATATCAG GTGCGATTTGGTATCCTTGAAGCTGGTGCATTCGGAGTACCTCAGTCGAGGAAGAGGGCCTTCATATGGGCGGCCTCTCCTGAAGAGATGCTTCCCGAGTGGCCGGAGCCAATGCATGTCTTTGCGGCACCAGAATTGAAAATCTCACTGTCAGGAAATTTGTATTACTCTGCTGTTAGGAGTACCGCAAGAGGAGCTCCTCTTCGTCCTCTTACTGTCAGAGATACAATTGGAGATCTCCCGCCAGTGGGCAATGGCGCATCTAACCCAAGCATAGAG TATCAAAGTGATCCTATGTCATGGTTCCAGAAGAAAATTCGTGGAAACATGGAGGTATTAAATGATCACATTTCAAAAGAGATGAATGAACTTAACCTAATTAGGTGTCAGAGGATTCCCAGGCGTCCTGGTGCAGATTGGCGCGATCTTCCAGATGAAAAG GTCAAATTATCTACTGGCCAAGTTGTCGATCTGATACCTTGGTGCTTACCAAATACTGCCAAGAGGCACAATCAGTGGAAGGGTCTTTTTGGAAGGTTGGATTGGGATGGAAATTTTCCAACTTCCATAACAGACCCTCAACCAATGGGTAAAGTGGGAATGTGCTTTCATCCAGAGCAAGATAGGATTGTCACTGTTCGTGAATGCTCGCGTTCTCAG GGCTTTCCGGACAAGTATAAATTTTCTGGCACTGTTCTTCACAAGCACAGGCAGATTGGGAATGCTGTTCCACCTCCTCTAGCATATGCACTGGGAAGAAAACTCAAGGAAGCTATTGAGAGAAAGTCATTGTAG